The sequence below is a genomic window from Shinella zoogloeoides.
TTGACTTCGGTGCCCGACCACTTGCCGAACAGAACGCGGTCGCCAGCCTTGACGTCGAGCGCGATGACCTTGCCGGATTCATCGCGGGCGCCGGAACCGACGGCGACGACTTCGCCTTCCTGCGGCTTTTCCTTGGCGGTGTCCGGAATGATGATGCCGCCCTTGGTCTTGGCTTCGGATTCGACGCGACGAACGACGACGCGGTCATGAAGCGGGCGGAAGGTGGTGCTTGCCATTGTCTTATCCCTCGATCAAATGACACTGCGGATCGTGAACGGATCCGCCGGATTGATGTTAGCACTCTCCGTTTGTGAGTGCTAGCGATGCCGAGATAGGCGGCGGCGGCTTATGAGTCAAGAACGGCGCCCCTAAATTATTTCGGCCGGAATGGTTACCGCTGCCGCCAGATGGGAGCGATATCCCACGGCATCAAGGCAGCCCGATGAAATTTCGTCCGTTTCCCTGTGGATGGGGCAAAATTGCGGGGAGAGGCTTGTTTTCTTGGCGTCGCTTTGCAATGTCGTCCGGCTTATCTCGATACGGAAACCGTTCATGGCTCAGCGCATCCAATCCTTCCGCGACATCGCCTCACACTATGACGTGGTGCTTTGCGACGTCTGGGGCGTCCTGCACAACGGCGTCGAGGCTTTTTCCGCCGCCTCCGAAGCGCTGGCTGAAGCCCGCGCGGCGGGCCTGACGGTGGTCCTCATCACCAATTCGCCGCGCCCGCATCCGGGCGTCAAGGTGCAAATCCGCGGCCTCGGCGTCACCGACGACGCCTATGACCGCATCGTCACCTCCGGCGACGTCACCCGCGCGCTGATCGAGGATGCTCCGAAGAGGGTCTATTTCATCGGCGCGGACAAGGATCATCCGCTGCTCGACGGCCTCGGCGTCGAGCAGGCGGGCCTGGAGGCGGCCGACGTGGTGGTCTGCGCCGGCCTGCGTGACGACGAAGTGGAGAGCATCGAGGATTACCGCGCCGAGCTGACGGCGCTCGCCGCGCGCGATCTGCCCTTCATCTGCGCCAATCCCGATCTCGTCGTCGAGCGCGGCCACCGGCTCATTCCCTGCGCCGGCGCGCTTGCCCAGCTCTATGAGGTCCTTGGCGGCACCACCCGCATCGCCGGCAAGCCCTATCGGCCGATCTACGAGAAGTCGCTGGCCGAGGCGCGCGAGATGCGCGGCGCCTTCGACCTTTCCCGCGTGATCGCCATCGGCGACGGCATGCCGACGGACGTGCGCGGCGCCGAAGGCTTCGGCCTCGACGTGCTCTATATTTCGGGCGGCATCCACGCGCAGCACTATGTCGAGGCGGGGCGCACGGACGAGGCGAAGCTGGCGGCTTTCCTGGCCGAGGAAAACGCCCACCCGAAATGGTGGATGCCCCGGCTGCGGTGACGGGACGGAGACGGTCGTCATGACGGTATTTCACAGGAACGAGACGAAGCAGCCGCTGCCGGAGCACCTGCGCGGCGGCGTCATCGCCATCGGCAATTTCGACGGCGTGCACCGGGGCCACCAGTCGGTGCTGCAACGGGCGCTCGACATTGCGAGGGAGCGCGGCATACCCGCGCTCGTCCTCACCTTCGAGCCGCATCCGCGCACGGTCTTCCGCCCGGCAAGGCCCGTCTTCCGCCTGACGCCCGCGCCGCTGAAGGCGCGCATCCTCGAAGGCATGGGCTTTTCCGCCGTCATCGAATATCCCTTCGACCGCAGCTTCTCCGAAATCTCAGCGCACGACTTCATCCGCGCCATTCTGATGGACTGGCTGCACGCCTCCGAGGTCGTCACCGGCTTCGACTTCCATTTCGGCAAGGGCAGGGAGGGCGGCCCGGCCTTCCTGATGGCCGCGGGGCAGGACAACGGTTTCGGCGTGACGCTGGTCGATGCCTTCCGCGACGAGAACGCCTCGGTTATCTCCTCCAGCTTCATCCGCTCCCTGCTCGGCGAGGGCGCGGTCGTCGAAGCGGCCGGCCAGCTCGGCTACCGCTACACGGTGGAGGCCGAGGTGATCGGCGGCAAGCAGCTCGGCCGCACGCTCGGCTACCCGACCGCCAACATGCAGCTTCCGCCGGAAGTGGAGCTGCGCAACGGCATCTACGCCGTGCGCTACCGCCGCCCGGACGGCAGCCTCCATGACGGCGTCGCCAGCTACGGCCGCCGCCCGACGGTCGATACGGACGGCGCCCCGCTGCTTGAAACCTTCCTCTTCGACTTTTCCGCCGATCTCTACGGCGAGGTCTCCGCGGTGTCCTTCTTCGGCCACCTGCGCGACGAACTGAAATTCGACGGCCTCGATGCGCTCGTCGTCCAGATGAAGCGCGACGAGGAGGAGGCGAGGGCGCTGCTTGCCGGCGTCACGCCGCTGGGGCCGATCGACCGGCGTCTCTGTTTCTAGGCCTGCCATGGCAACCGCGCCGTGTCCCCTCTATCTCTTCCGGTCGCCCGGATTTGCGCCGTCCGGCGACACGGTGGTCAGCATCGCGCCGCTGGAGCAGATCGTCGCCGTCTTTGGCGGGGGTGGCGTTTTCGGTACGGACGGGCTTTCCGCAGCCTTCGGTGGGGCGGCCATCTTCAGAAACGATGCGACGGGCGCTGAGTTCGCCGGCGTCTGGGGTGCCCGCAATGCGTCGCGCTTCCGCCGCCGGATGCGGGAGAACATGGCCGTCGTGCTGTGCCGCGAGGCTCCCGACGCGCGGCTTGTCGTCTGGAATGCCGAAGCTGCGCGCCCTGCAAGAGGGCAGGGCGGCGAAGGCTGACATCCTGCCGGCCAAAGTGTCCGTTTCGCTTTTGCGCCCTTTTCAAACCGCCGAAAAGGCCGTAATACCGCGCGCATGATGCTCAACCGGCTGACCATCGATCTGCGAATTAGTGGCCCGGCCTTCCGCGCGCTCTGAGCGAGGCCGGAAGGTCCGGGATTTCGGGCGTTCTCGAAAGCGCCCTCGCCGTCATTGCCCGGTGCATAACAAATGCATTGACTGACACCTCCCCGCATGCGCGAAGACCCGCGCGACGAGACGATAGCCACACCCATGACCGATACGCCTGAAAAAGTCGATTATTCGTCCACCCTCTACCTGCCGCAGACGGATTTCCCGATGCGCGCCGGCCTGCCGCAGAAGGAGCCGGAAACGGTGGCCCGCTGGCAGCAGATGGGCCTCTACAAGAAGCTGCGCGCCTCGGCCGCCGGCCGTGAAAAGTTCGTGCTGCACGACGGCCCGCCCTATGCCAACGGCAACATCCACATCGGCCACGCGCTGAACAAGATCCTCAAGGACGTCATCACCCGCTCGTTCCAGATGCGCGGTTATGACTCGAACTACGTGCCCGGCTGGGACTGCCACGGCCTTCCGATCGAATGGAAGATCGAGGAGAAGTACCGCGAGAAGGGCAAGAACAAGGACGAGGTCCCGGTCAACGAATTCCGCCAGGAATGCCGCGACTTCGCGGCCGGCTGGATCAAGATCCAGTCGGACGAGTTCAAGCGCCTCGGCATCGAGGGCGACTTCGACAACCCCTACACGACGATGAACTTCCACGCCGAGGCCCGCATCGCCGGCGAACTCCTGAAGATAGCGAAAAGCGGCCAGCTCTACCGCGGCTCCAAGCCGGTCATGTGGTCGGTCGTCGAGCGCACGGCGCTGGCGGAAGCCGAAGTCGAATATGCGGACGTCGAGAGCGACATGATCTGGGTGAAGTTCCCGATCGTAGAAGGCCCTGCTGACCTCAACGGCAATTTCGCCGTCATCTGGACGACCACGCCGTGGACGATCCCCGGCAACCGCGCCATCGCCTTCTCGTCGCGTTATCCCTACAGTCTCTACGAGGTGGAGAGCGCGCAGAACGACTTCGGTCCGCAGCCCGGCGAAAAGCTGATCTTCGCGACGCGCCTTGCCGACGAGGCCGCCGCCAAGGCGAAGCTCACTTTCAGGTTCGTGCGTGACGTTGCGCCCGAAGAACTGGCCGGCATCACCTGCGCCCATCCGCTGAAGGACCTCGGCTACACGTTCCCCGTGCCGCTGCTCGACGGCGACCACGTCACCGATGATGCCGGCACCGGCTTCGTGCACACCGCGCCGAGCCACGGCCGCGAAGACTTTGACGCCTGGACCGCCAAGGCCCGCGAGCTGGAAGCGCGCGGCATCTCCTCGAAGATCCCGTTCCCGGTCGACGACGCCGGCTTCTACACCGCCGACGCCCCCGGCTTCGACGGCGCGCGCGTCATGGACGACAACGGCAAGAAGGGCGATGCCAACGAGCGTGTCATCAAGGCGCTGATCGCCTCCAACACGCTGTTCGCCCGCGGCCGCCTCAAGCATTCCTATCCGCATTCCTGGCGCTCAA
It includes:
- a CDS encoding TIGR01459 family HAD-type hydrolase — translated: MAQRIQSFRDIASHYDVVLCDVWGVLHNGVEAFSAASEALAEARAAGLTVVLITNSPRPHPGVKVQIRGLGVTDDAYDRIVTSGDVTRALIEDAPKRVYFIGADKDHPLLDGLGVEQAGLEAADVVVCAGLRDDEVESIEDYRAELTALAARDLPFICANPDLVVERGHRLIPCAGALAQLYEVLGGTTRIAGKPYRPIYEKSLAEAREMRGAFDLSRVIAIGDGMPTDVRGAEGFGLDVLYISGGIHAQHYVEAGRTDEAKLAAFLAEENAHPKWWMPRLR
- a CDS encoding bifunctional riboflavin kinase/FAD synthetase, which translates into the protein MTVFHRNETKQPLPEHLRGGVIAIGNFDGVHRGHQSVLQRALDIARERGIPALVLTFEPHPRTVFRPARPVFRLTPAPLKARILEGMGFSAVIEYPFDRSFSEISAHDFIRAILMDWLHASEVVTGFDFHFGKGREGGPAFLMAAGQDNGFGVTLVDAFRDENASVISSSFIRSLLGEGAVVEAAGQLGYRYTVEAEVIGGKQLGRTLGYPTANMQLPPEVELRNGIYAVRYRRPDGSLHDGVASYGRRPTVDTDGAPLLETFLFDFSADLYGEVSAVSFFGHLRDELKFDGLDALVVQMKRDEEEARALLAGVTPLGPIDRRLCF
- the groES gene encoding co-chaperone GroES, whose translation is MASTTFRPLHDRVVVRRVESEAKTKGGIIIPDTAKEKPQEGEVVAVGSGARDESGKVIALDVKAGDRVLFGKWSGTEVKLDGEDLLIMKEADIMGIIG